A single genomic interval of Candidatus Deferrimicrobium sp. harbors:
- the hisS gene encoding histidine--tRNA ligase codes for MTLATVRGMKDILPPESERWASLEASFRAHAGRYGFREIRTPLLERTELFARAVGETTDIVEKEMYTFTDRSGESLTVRPEGTAPVVRAFLDHRPGAGEGPVRLYYIGPMFRHERPQKGRMRQFHQMGAELFGTDAPYADAETMAFLHGFLAEAGLRGVSLEVNSLGDPECRPAYNARLTEYLAARDGELCDDCRRRRERNPLRVLDCKAERCVRATADAPSILDFLCGPCRDHFAAVEGALSSAGVPFSRNPRMVRGLDYYRRTTFEFVIPGMGAQNTVAAGGRYDGLAELLGGKQRVPAIGFAIGVERMLMLLGEGGDASPAADVFLVTTSAALLPEAFQRKMELVAAGVRADMDYEGRSLKSQFRRADRSGAKVVLVLGEEEWNRGAVGYRDMAKGTQEEIPVEEAMRRLRGVPKEG; via the coding sequence ATGACATTGGCGACCGTCCGGGGGATGAAGGACATCCTTCCCCCCGAGTCCGAACGATGGGCGTCCCTCGAGGCGTCGTTTCGCGCCCACGCCGGGCGATACGGATTCCGGGAGATCCGGACCCCCCTGCTCGAGCGCACCGAGCTCTTCGCGCGGGCCGTGGGGGAGACCACCGACATCGTCGAGAAGGAGATGTACACCTTTACCGACCGGTCGGGTGAGAGCCTCACGGTGCGCCCCGAGGGGACCGCGCCGGTGGTCCGCGCATTTCTCGATCATCGGCCCGGGGCGGGCGAGGGGCCGGTCCGGCTCTACTATATCGGCCCGATGTTCCGGCACGAGAGACCGCAGAAGGGGCGGATGCGGCAGTTCCATCAGATGGGCGCGGAGCTCTTCGGCACCGACGCGCCGTACGCCGACGCCGAGACGATGGCGTTCCTTCACGGATTCCTCGCGGAGGCAGGCTTGCGCGGGGTATCCCTCGAGGTCAACTCGCTCGGCGATCCGGAGTGCCGTCCCGCCTACAATGCGCGGTTGACGGAATATCTCGCGGCGCGCGACGGCGAGCTGTGCGACGATTGCCGGCGACGGCGGGAGCGGAACCCGTTGCGGGTGCTCGACTGCAAGGCGGAGCGGTGCGTCCGCGCCACGGCGGACGCCCCGTCGATCCTCGATTTCCTGTGCGGCCCGTGCCGCGACCACTTCGCCGCGGTGGAGGGCGCCCTCTCCTCGGCCGGGGTCCCCTTTTCACGGAATCCGCGCATGGTCCGCGGGCTCGACTATTACCGGCGCACCACGTTCGAGTTCGTGATCCCGGGGATGGGAGCACAGAACACCGTGGCGGCCGGCGGCCGCTACGACGGGCTCGCGGAGTTGCTTGGCGGGAAGCAGCGCGTGCCCGCCATCGGCTTCGCCATCGGGGTGGAGCGGATGTTGATGCTCCTCGGCGAGGGGGGCGACGCTTCCCCCGCGGCGGACGTGTTCCTCGTCACTACGTCCGCAGCGCTCCTCCCGGAAGCGTTTCAGCGGAAGATGGAGCTCGTGGCGGCGGGCGTCCGCGCCGACATGGACTACGAGGGGCGAAGCCTGAAAAGCCAGTTTCGACGCGCGGATCGCTCCGGGGCGAAGGTGGTCCTCGTCCTCGGCGAGGAAGAGTGGAATCGGGGCGCGGTGGGCTATCGGGACATGGCGAAGGGAACCCAGGAAGAGATCCCCGTGGAGGAGGCGATGCGCCGCCTCCGCGGCGTACCCAAGGAGGGTTGA
- the aspS gene encoding aspartate--tRNA ligase, protein MDTFLPEHKRTIYCGRLRPEDIGKEVVLCGWVHRRRDHGGLVFVDLRDREGLAQVVIDPVTSPEAHAKADALRVEYVLSVRGVVRRRPTGTENPNLPTGEVEVSASAVAILNESKPIPFSLEDDTDVAENVRLKYRYLDLRRPSIQAMFMKRAKLARSVREYFFENGFLEVETPVLTKSTPEGARDYLVPSRVNPGMFYALPQSPQLFKQILMIAGYDRYAQIVKCFRDEDLRADRQPEFTQIDVEMSFIDRDDIFAMMEGLMARVFRDVLGEEIRSPIPRMSYREAMDRFGVDKPDTRFGLEITDYTALLSKTDFRVFAEVASRGGVIRGITAPGLGESSRSEIAALEEVAKIGGASGLASFKVTEAGLTSSLTKFFRAEQMASLREGGGAKTGDLILLVADSFDVACSSLGRLRLHVGEKLGLIDPSLHHLLWVTDFPLLEWDKEEKRWGAMHHPFTAPVDEDLPLLSTDPGKVRAKAYDMVLNGSEIGGGSIRIHRKDVQSRMFELLNIGPEDARVKFGFLLEALEFGAPPHGGIAFGLDRLAMLFSGANSLRDVIAFPKTQKATCLMTEAPSRVDLKQLRELSIRVTAPEKK, encoded by the coding sequence TTGGACACGTTTCTGCCGGAACACAAGAGGACCATCTACTGCGGCCGTCTCCGGCCGGAGGATATCGGCAAGGAGGTCGTCCTGTGCGGCTGGGTCCACCGCCGCCGGGACCACGGGGGGCTCGTGTTCGTCGACCTGCGCGACCGGGAGGGGCTGGCGCAGGTCGTGATCGATCCGGTCACCTCACCGGAAGCGCACGCGAAGGCCGACGCACTGCGGGTGGAGTACGTCCTTTCGGTGCGCGGCGTGGTCCGCCGCCGTCCCACGGGTACGGAAAACCCGAACCTCCCGACGGGAGAGGTGGAGGTGTCGGCGTCCGCGGTCGCGATCCTGAACGAGTCGAAGCCGATCCCCTTCTCCCTCGAGGACGACACCGATGTGGCCGAAAACGTGCGCCTCAAGTACCGCTATCTCGACCTCCGGCGGCCGTCGATCCAGGCGATGTTCATGAAACGCGCGAAGCTTGCCCGCTCCGTGCGGGAGTACTTCTTCGAGAACGGCTTCCTCGAGGTCGAGACGCCGGTGCTGACCAAGAGCACCCCCGAGGGGGCGCGGGACTATCTGGTGCCGTCCCGCGTCAATCCGGGGATGTTCTACGCCCTTCCGCAGTCCCCGCAGCTGTTCAAGCAGATCCTGATGATCGCCGGATACGACCGGTACGCGCAGATCGTCAAGTGCTTCCGTGACGAGGACCTGCGCGCCGACCGGCAGCCCGAGTTCACGCAGATCGACGTCGAGATGTCGTTCATCGACCGGGACGACATCTTCGCGATGATGGAAGGTCTCATGGCCCGCGTCTTTCGCGACGTTCTCGGCGAGGAAATCCGGAGCCCCATCCCGCGGATGAGCTACCGGGAGGCGATGGACCGGTTCGGGGTCGACAAGCCGGACACCCGGTTCGGGCTGGAGATCACGGACTACACGGCGCTCCTGTCGAAGACCGATTTCCGGGTATTCGCCGAAGTGGCGTCGCGCGGTGGCGTGATCCGGGGGATCACGGCGCCCGGCCTGGGCGAATCGAGCCGCTCCGAGATCGCCGCGCTCGAAGAGGTGGCGAAGATCGGGGGAGCCTCCGGGCTCGCCTCGTTCAAGGTGACCGAGGCGGGGCTGACCTCCTCCCTTACGAAGTTCTTCCGCGCGGAGCAGATGGCCTCCCTGCGGGAAGGGGGCGGCGCGAAGACGGGGGACCTGATCCTCCTGGTGGCGGATTCGTTCGACGTGGCGTGCTCCTCCCTCGGCCGGCTCCGCCTTCACGTCGGGGAAAAGCTCGGGTTGATCGATCCCTCCCTCCATCACCTGTTGTGGGTGACCGACTTTCCTCTCCTTGAATGGGACAAGGAGGAGAAACGGTGGGGAGCGATGCACCACCCGTTCACGGCGCCGGTCGACGAGGACCTTCCGCTGCTTTCCACGGACCCGGGGAAGGTCCGCGCCAAGGCGTACGACATGGTGCTGAACGGCTCGGAGATCGGTGGGGGAAGCATCCGTATCCACCGCAAGGACGTGCAGTCCCGGATGTTCGAGCTGCTGAACATCGGACCGGAGGACGCCCGGGTGAAGTTCGGTTTCCTCCTGGAGGCGCTGGAATTCGGCGCGCCGCCGCACGGGGGGATCGCCTTCGGACTGGACCGGCTGGCGATGCTCTTCTCGGGAGCGAA